In one Chitinispirillales bacterium genomic region, the following are encoded:
- a CDS encoding Rne/Rng family ribonuclease — translation MEKKLLFSSTATQKRVAVLEDNAVVEYIIEQPDNCRALGNIYRGRVENIVPSIQSAFIDIGLEKNAFLNVADIETAIVPDFSEDEDTENTNESEEAKDTSKGEDVDESEDVDIENCYAIENLIQEGQELLVQVSKEPIGDKCPKVTTKISIAGRFLVLVPDSKNIGVSKKSDERKKRKRLQRALKAMLPENMGCIIRTIGLDVDEELIYNELKLLVGEWELIQQRSLESDDQRLLYKEQNVTTQAIRDLFSKDVKEVIVDDADDYKEIVSYLTKIAPEMNNRVTLYTHNVPIFDFYNIERDLDKSLRRKVWLKSGGYLFFDKTEALLAIDVNSGRNNSESNLEDTVFATNMEAAKEIARQLRLRDIGGIIVVDFIDMKKAENRVALQKRMHELLKNDSTVTDCSDLSRFGLIEMTRKRVRPGINELMTEICPSCYGLGRVFSTKTIASKIDRWLHRAQADNITSPVKILVSQPMFEYIKRNDLCKQFGNDYNVNLRFEISSRLEQDEFEIYIAGQSEHITEKHL, via the coding sequence ATGGAAAAGAAATTGTTGTTTAGTTCAACGGCGACTCAAAAAAGAGTGGCCGTCCTTGAAGATAACGCTGTCGTTGAATATATTATAGAGCAGCCGGATAATTGCAGAGCGCTTGGAAATATATATAGAGGAAGGGTGGAAAATATAGTTCCCAGCATACAGTCCGCGTTCATCGACATCGGACTTGAAAAAAATGCTTTTTTAAACGTCGCCGACATAGAAACCGCTATAGTTCCGGATTTTAGTGAAGATGAAGATACGGAAAATACGAATGAAAGTGAAGAAGCGAAAGATACGAGTAAAGGCGAAGATGTAGATGAAAGCGAAGATGTAGATATAGAAAATTGTTACGCCATTGAAAATCTTATTCAAGAAGGTCAGGAACTGTTAGTTCAAGTTTCCAAAGAACCGATAGGCGATAAATGTCCTAAAGTCACTACGAAAATCTCTATCGCCGGAAGATTTTTAGTTTTAGTGCCGGATTCTAAAAATATAGGCGTTTCCAAGAAAAGCGACGAGAGAAAAAAACGTAAACGTCTGCAAAGAGCGCTAAAAGCGATGCTTCCTGAAAATATGGGGTGTATAATTAGAACCATTGGTCTTGACGTCGATGAAGAATTGATATATAACGAATTGAAACTTCTTGTAGGAGAATGGGAACTCATTCAGCAAAGATCGCTTGAAAGCGATGATCAGCGTCTTCTTTACAAAGAACAGAATGTTACGACTCAGGCGATTCGCGATTTGTTTTCAAAGGACGTTAAAGAGGTTATTGTCGATGACGCGGACGATTATAAAGAAATTGTTTCGTATTTGACGAAAATTGCGCCGGAAATGAACAATCGAGTTACTCTTTACACTCATAACGTTCCGATTTTTGACTTTTATAATATCGAAAGAGATTTAGACAAGTCGCTTAGACGCAAAGTTTGGTTAAAGAGCGGCGGATATTTGTTTTTTGACAAAACGGAGGCGTTGCTTGCCATTGACGTAAATTCAGGACGAAATAATTCCGAAAGCAATCTTGAAGATACGGTCTTTGCGACTAATATGGAAGCGGCGAAAGAAATCGCCCGTCAATTGCGTTTGCGTGATATCGGCGGAATCATAGTCGTTGATTTTATTGATATGAAAAAAGCGGAAAATCGCGTGGCTCTCCAAAAAAGAATGCACGAATTGCTCAAAAACGATTCTACCGTAACCGATTGTTCCGACTTGTCGCGATTCGGGCTTATTGAAATGACGCGTAAAAGGGTGCGTCCGGGAATAAATGAACTCATGACGGAAATTTGTCCTTCGTGTTATGGGTTGGGACGGGTCTTTTCTACAAAAACGATAGCGTCGAAAATTGACAGATGGCTGCACAGAGCGCAGGCGGATAATATAACATCGCCGGTAAAAATTCTGGTTTCCCAGCCAATGTTTGAATACATAAAAAGAAACGATTTGTGCAAACAGTTCGGAAACGACTACAACGTAAATCTTCGTTTTGAAA